The proteins below come from a single Lineus longissimus chromosome 5, tnLinLong1.2, whole genome shotgun sequence genomic window:
- the LOC135488755 gene encoding mitogen-activated protein kinase kinase kinase 15-like isoform X2 codes for MSAAVERKESLRSSGPEKPSIMKVVSLVDLNGVIGASASLLGRRQALAALERACNSMKAELEHIQFEKLDFGELIVLDHFYNADVAIVDISVQVQQSALFYHIGVRESMGMTDNFVLFYDTDPDITSVLKLSCNFKDNFLPYTLDETDEAVLTDISGIKIISDKMPRCKLWSKLRKGLKEIERDTCAHLKEKFIADLRKAREAYKGEDLRKTLKAMRTRLDDPLLLSVDVVMNMLISYREIQDYDAMVSLVEDLDSLPNNKITNSVGIKHLHAFALNRRNRKGDRDKALDVILEAIESNLDQPVPDMLCLCGRIYKDKFVESDYTDSDSRDQAIDWYRKGFDVQPNEYAGINLATLLVISGKDFASSSELKRIGLTLNNLIGRKGSLPSLKDYWDVATFFEISVLAEEFGKASQAAECMFKLEPPIWYLKSTVGNISLIDNFRKPPGDIEPSLDRQLFNFWMEFFMEATKPDFTGVLYPVLVLEPNKVFMPSYLQLNKDNEEQSIRLWHLFPNQDGKTPHDWLFTAESIKSVSLYKRDCRAVFLYVQQNSDDFQVYFSSESQRQMFYEDVLEIISEHEGAYPDLDDVDYTSGPVQFEYEYDENSCRVTLGRGTYGTVFAARELNTQVRIAVKEVPDNKIQDHQPLHEEIKLHSRLHHKNIVKYLGSLSEDGYFKILMEQVPGGSLSQLLRSMWGPLKDSETTIAYYTTQILEGIKYLHDNKIVHRDIKGDNVLVNTYSGILKISDFGTSKRLTNLNLSAETFTGTLQYMAPEVIDKGARGYGPPADIWSLGCTVVEMATGKPPFIELGSPEAAMFKVGFYKAHPEIPESMSDKVKAFLLRCFEPDPDKRATAAMLLEDPFLKDLMKKKKKHKVHPDFGRSVSVPAGVVPLSPDRDLDNGLRSPDTEGIPSSSSSQNLQHYQAQMSTTSSVMTPTTPTTPEIGERTRTGSFGSTKRGFYLLRKDSERRLTLAQILTKDEDVICDQWLEFLMRDTNITEPKLSKSHLKVMLAGLSEFVKDQNKENLIKGINSVKEDVDFDMAAVNEIQMCLYVFQETVQSILRQQNIQPHWIFALDNFLRNAVQNAIIILSPELGAHIGGANQGASAAAAPPPYHQEEKSSTSGVSTIDSAKSQHIVTGYDNNVVNHLQDQIRALQDENKRLLEQLVQSQQAYQELLKSNLEEKQLLTEHFRLVARAAGDMTDGPSLIVSPSMARRLSIQADDDLVRWLQQLHIDEQTVQKFVDEEYDLETVKEDMTRDDLRRLGIRGGVQLRIWRAIQGYRNNRKRDHSETQV; via the exons CTATCATGCAACTTCAAAGATAATTTCCTGCCGTATACCCTGGATGAGACTGACGAGGCTGTGCTCACAGACATCAGCGGGATCAAGATCATCAGTGATAAGATGccaaggtgtaaactgtggagcAAACTCAGGAAGGGCCTCAAGGAGATTGAGAGGGATACGTG TGCACATCTTAAAGAAAAGTTCATCGCAGACTTGAGGAAGGCACGAGAGGCCTACAAGGGCGAGGACTTACGAAAAACTCTAAAAGCTATGCGGACTCGCTTAGATGACCCACTCCTATTATCGGTGGACGTGGTCATGAACATGCTAATTTCATATCGTGAGATTCAGGACTATGATGCGATGGTCAGCCTTGTGGAGGACCTGGACTCGTTACCGAACAATAAAATTACAAACTCTGTCGGGATTAAACATCTTCATGCATTTGCGTTGAATCGGCGGAATCGGAAAGGTGATCGGGACAAAGCTTTGGATGTCATACTAGAG GCCATCGAATCCAACCTCGACCAACCCGTGCCGGACATGTTATGTTTGTGCGGCCGTATCTATAAGGACAAGTTTGTGGAAAGTGACTATACTGACTCTGACTCTCGCGACCAAGCTATAGACTGGTACAGGAAGGGATTTGACGTACAGCCTAACGAGTACGCAGGAATCAACCTGGCAACGCTGCTTGTCATATCGGGGAAGGACTTTGCTTCGTCATCTGAATTAAAGAGAATAG GTTTAACGCTGAACAATCTGATTGGTCGGAAAGGAAGTTTACCATCGTTAAAGGATTACTGGGACGTGGCCACTTTCTTTGAGATCAGCGTGCTGGCCGAGGAGTTTGGAAAGGCTTCACAAGCTGCTGAATGTATGTTCAAGTTAGAACCTCCCATTTG GTATCTGAAATCAACAGTGGGCAACATCTCGTTGATTGACAACTTTCGAAAACCCCCCGGGGACATCGAACCGTCACTCGATCGTCAGTTATTCAACTTCTGGATGGAATTCTTTATGGAGGCAACCAAGCCAGACTTCACCGGTGTCCTTTACCCTGTCCTCGTCCTGGAGCCAAATAAAGTCTTCATGCCGAGCTATTTGCAGCTCAACAAAGACAATGAAGAACAG TCGATACGGTTGTGGCATCTGTTCCCGAACCAGGATGGCAAGACACCTCACGACTGGCTCTTCACTGCTGAGTCCATTAAAAGCGTCAGTCTGTACAAGCGAGATTGCCGGGCCGTCTTCCTATATGTCCAACAAAACTCGGATGATTTCCAGGTTTATTTCTCGTCGGAATCACAGAGGCAGAT GTTCTATGAAGATGTGTTAGAGATCATATCAGAACACGAAGGGGCCTACCCAGATCTAGATGACGTCGACTACACATCAGGACCAGTACAG TTCGAATATGAATATGACGAGAATAGTTGCCGGGTGACCCTCGGCCGTGGCACGTACGGCACAGTGTTTGCTGCTCGAGAACTCAATACTCAGGTGCGGATAGCAGTCAAGGAAGTGCCAGATAACAAGATCCA AGATCATCAACCACTCCATGAGGAAATCAAACTTCACTCTCGGTTACATCATAAAAACATTGTGAAATACCTTGGCTCGTTGAGTGAGGACGGCTACTTTAAGATTCTGATGGAGCAGGTGCCTGGTGGGAGCTTATCACAGTTGTTGCGGTCGATGTGGGGACCGCTGAAGGACAGTGAAACGACAATAGCGTATTACACGACTCAGATTTTGGAGGGAATCAAATACTTG CATGACAACAAGATTGTACATCGTGATATCAAGGGTGACAACGTTCTAGTCAACACTTACAGCGGCATATTGAAGATCTCCGACTTTGGCACATCGAAGCGACTCACGAACCTGAACCTATCTGCGGAGACGTTTACAGGCACGTTACAATACATGGCGCCGGAGGTGATAGATAAAGGTGCTAGAGGATATGGGCCACCT GCTGATATTTGGTCACTTGGTTGTACAGTTGTTGAGATGGCCACTGGGAAACCGCCATTTATTGAG CTTGGTAGTCCAGAAGCTGCAATGTTCAAGGTTGGGTTCTACAAGGCACACCCGGAAATCCCTGAGAGTATGTCGGACAAAGTGAAGGCATTTTTACTGAG ATGTTTTGAGCCAGATCCCGACAAGAGGGCTACAGCTGCCATGTTGCTCGAGGACCCCTTCCTCAAGGACctcatgaagaagaagaaaaagcacAAAGTTCACCCAGATTTTGGGAGGAGCGTATCAG TGCCAGCTGGGGTGGTGCCCTTGAGTCCCGACCGCGACCTTGACAATGGCCTCCGGTCACCTGACACTGAAGG CATTCCCTCTTCATCTAGCTCCCAGAATCTACAACACTACCAGGCTCAGATGTCCACCACCAGTTCTGTGATGACCCCGACTACACCCACCACACCTGAAATTGGAGAACGTACCCGTACAGGCAGCTTTGGATCGACCAAGCGTGGCTTCTACCTGCTGAGGAAGGACTCCGAACGGCGGTTGACGCTGGCACAGATTCTGACCAAGGATGAGGATGTGATCTGTGATCAGTGGTTAGAGTTCTTGATGCGGGATACGAATATCACAGAGCCCAAACTTTCCAAG AGCCATCTGAAGGTGATGCTGGCCGGCCTCAGTGAGTTTGTCAAGGATCAGAACAAAGAGAACCTTATTAAGGGAATAA ATAGTGTAAAAGAAGACGTCGACTTCGACATGGCAGCTGTCAATGAGATTCAGATGTGTCTGTACGTATTCCAAGAAACAGTTCAGTCAATATTACGACAGCAGAACATTCAGCCACATTGGATATTCGCGCTGGACAATTTCTTACGGAATGCTGTACAGAATGCAATCATCATCCTGTCACCAG AGCTTGGTGCACACATCGGAGGGGCAAACCAAGGTGCATCAGCAGCCGCTGCCCCGCCACCGTACCATCAAGAAGAGAAGAGTTCAACTTCTGGCGTATCGACAATAGATTCGGCCAAATCACAACATATTGTTACTGGCTATGACAACAATGTGGTAAACCATTTACAGGATCAGATCCGAGCGTTACaagatgaaaataaaag ATTACTGGAGCAACTTGTTCAATCACAGCAAGCATATCAAGAACTACTCAAAAGCAATTTGGAGGAAAAACAGTTGTTGACAGAGCATTTTAG GTTGGTTGCCAGGGCAGCAGGTGATATGACCGACGGCCCTAGCCTCATAGTGTCGCCTTCTATGGCGAGGCGTCTCTCCATACAGGCAGATGACGACCTTGTCCGGTGGTTACAGCAGTTGCACATTGATGAGCAAACTGTTCAGAAGTTCGTGGACGAGGAGTATGATTTGGAAACAGTGAAGGAGGACATGACACGTGATGATCTCCGGAGATTAGGCATCAG GGGTGGTGTGCAGTTGCGAATATGGCGGGCAATCCAGGGCTACAGAAACAACCGAAAGCGAGACCATAGTGAGACACAGGTGTGA
- the LOC135488755 gene encoding mitogen-activated protein kinase kinase kinase 15-like isoform X4: MAQSQTSSGPEKPSIMKVVSLVDLNGVIGASASLLGRRQALAALERACNSMKAELEHIQFEKLDFGELIVLDHFYNADVAIVDISVQVQQSALFYHIGVRESMGMTDNFVLFYDTDPDITSVLKLSCNFKDNFLPYTLDETDEAVLTDISGIKIISDKMPRCKLWSKLRKGLKEIERDTCAHLKEKFIADLRKAREAYKGEDLRKTLKAMRTRLDDPLLLSVDVVMNMLISYREIQDYDAMVSLVEDLDSLPNNKITNSVGIKHLHAFALNRRNRKGDRDKALDVILEAIESNLDQPVPDMLCLCGRIYKDKFVESDYTDSDSRDQAIDWYRKGFDVQPNEYAGINLATLLVISGKDFASSSELKRIGLTLNNLIGRKGSLPSLKDYWDVATFFEISVLAEEFGKASQAAECMFKLEPPIWYLKSTVGNISLIDNFRKPPGDIEPSLDRQLFNFWMEFFMEATKPDFTGVLYPVLVLEPNKVFMPSYLQLNKDNEEQSIRLWHLFPNQDGKTPHDWLFTAESIKSVSLYKRDCRAVFLYVQQNSDDFQVYFSSESQRQMFYEDVLEIISEHEGAYPDLDDVDYTSGPVQFEYEYDENSCRVTLGRGTYGTVFAARELNTQVRIAVKEVPDNKIQDHQPLHEEIKLHSRLHHKNIVKYLGSLSEDGYFKILMEQVPGGSLSQLLRSMWGPLKDSETTIAYYTTQILEGIKYLHDNKIVHRDIKGDNVLVNTYSGILKISDFGTSKRLTNLNLSAETFTGTLQYMAPEVIDKGARGYGPPADIWSLGCTVVEMATGKPPFIELGSPEAAMFKVGFYKAHPEIPESMSDKVKAFLLRCFEPDPDKRATAAMLLEDPFLKDLMKKKKKHKVHPDFGRSVSGDSPVPAGVVPLSPDRDLDNGLRSPDTEGIPSSSSSQNLQHYQAQMSTTSSVMTPTTPTTPEIGERTRTGSFGSTKRGFYLLRKDSERRLTLAQILTKDEDVICDQWLEFLMRDTNITEPKLSKSHLKVMLAGLSEFVKDQNKENLIKGINSVKEDVDFDMAAVNEIQMCLYVFQETVQSILRQQNIQPHWIFALDNFLRNAVQNAIIILSPELGAHIGGANQGASAAAAPPPYHQEEKSSTSGVSTIDSAKSQHIVTGYDNNVVNHLQDQIRALQDENKRLLEQLVQSQQAYQELLKSNLEEKQLLTEHFRLVARAAGDMTDGPSLIVSPSMARRLSIQADDDLVRWLQQLHIDEQTVQKFVDEEYDLETVKEDMTRDDLRRLGIRGGVQLRIWRAIQGYRNNRKRDHSETQV; this comes from the exons CTATCATGCAACTTCAAAGATAATTTCCTGCCGTATACCCTGGATGAGACTGACGAGGCTGTGCTCACAGACATCAGCGGGATCAAGATCATCAGTGATAAGATGccaaggtgtaaactgtggagcAAACTCAGGAAGGGCCTCAAGGAGATTGAGAGGGATACGTG TGCACATCTTAAAGAAAAGTTCATCGCAGACTTGAGGAAGGCACGAGAGGCCTACAAGGGCGAGGACTTACGAAAAACTCTAAAAGCTATGCGGACTCGCTTAGATGACCCACTCCTATTATCGGTGGACGTGGTCATGAACATGCTAATTTCATATCGTGAGATTCAGGACTATGATGCGATGGTCAGCCTTGTGGAGGACCTGGACTCGTTACCGAACAATAAAATTACAAACTCTGTCGGGATTAAACATCTTCATGCATTTGCGTTGAATCGGCGGAATCGGAAAGGTGATCGGGACAAAGCTTTGGATGTCATACTAGAG GCCATCGAATCCAACCTCGACCAACCCGTGCCGGACATGTTATGTTTGTGCGGCCGTATCTATAAGGACAAGTTTGTGGAAAGTGACTATACTGACTCTGACTCTCGCGACCAAGCTATAGACTGGTACAGGAAGGGATTTGACGTACAGCCTAACGAGTACGCAGGAATCAACCTGGCAACGCTGCTTGTCATATCGGGGAAGGACTTTGCTTCGTCATCTGAATTAAAGAGAATAG GTTTAACGCTGAACAATCTGATTGGTCGGAAAGGAAGTTTACCATCGTTAAAGGATTACTGGGACGTGGCCACTTTCTTTGAGATCAGCGTGCTGGCCGAGGAGTTTGGAAAGGCTTCACAAGCTGCTGAATGTATGTTCAAGTTAGAACCTCCCATTTG GTATCTGAAATCAACAGTGGGCAACATCTCGTTGATTGACAACTTTCGAAAACCCCCCGGGGACATCGAACCGTCACTCGATCGTCAGTTATTCAACTTCTGGATGGAATTCTTTATGGAGGCAACCAAGCCAGACTTCACCGGTGTCCTTTACCCTGTCCTCGTCCTGGAGCCAAATAAAGTCTTCATGCCGAGCTATTTGCAGCTCAACAAAGACAATGAAGAACAG TCGATACGGTTGTGGCATCTGTTCCCGAACCAGGATGGCAAGACACCTCACGACTGGCTCTTCACTGCTGAGTCCATTAAAAGCGTCAGTCTGTACAAGCGAGATTGCCGGGCCGTCTTCCTATATGTCCAACAAAACTCGGATGATTTCCAGGTTTATTTCTCGTCGGAATCACAGAGGCAGAT GTTCTATGAAGATGTGTTAGAGATCATATCAGAACACGAAGGGGCCTACCCAGATCTAGATGACGTCGACTACACATCAGGACCAGTACAG TTCGAATATGAATATGACGAGAATAGTTGCCGGGTGACCCTCGGCCGTGGCACGTACGGCACAGTGTTTGCTGCTCGAGAACTCAATACTCAGGTGCGGATAGCAGTCAAGGAAGTGCCAGATAACAAGATCCA AGATCATCAACCACTCCATGAGGAAATCAAACTTCACTCTCGGTTACATCATAAAAACATTGTGAAATACCTTGGCTCGTTGAGTGAGGACGGCTACTTTAAGATTCTGATGGAGCAGGTGCCTGGTGGGAGCTTATCACAGTTGTTGCGGTCGATGTGGGGACCGCTGAAGGACAGTGAAACGACAATAGCGTATTACACGACTCAGATTTTGGAGGGAATCAAATACTTG CATGACAACAAGATTGTACATCGTGATATCAAGGGTGACAACGTTCTAGTCAACACTTACAGCGGCATATTGAAGATCTCCGACTTTGGCACATCGAAGCGACTCACGAACCTGAACCTATCTGCGGAGACGTTTACAGGCACGTTACAATACATGGCGCCGGAGGTGATAGATAAAGGTGCTAGAGGATATGGGCCACCT GCTGATATTTGGTCACTTGGTTGTACAGTTGTTGAGATGGCCACTGGGAAACCGCCATTTATTGAG CTTGGTAGTCCAGAAGCTGCAATGTTCAAGGTTGGGTTCTACAAGGCACACCCGGAAATCCCTGAGAGTATGTCGGACAAAGTGAAGGCATTTTTACTGAG ATGTTTTGAGCCAGATCCCGACAAGAGGGCTACAGCTGCCATGTTGCTCGAGGACCCCTTCCTCAAGGACctcatgaagaagaagaaaaagcacAAAGTTCACCCAGATTTTGGGAGGAGCGTATCAG GAGACTCGCCAG TGCCAGCTGGGGTGGTGCCCTTGAGTCCCGACCGCGACCTTGACAATGGCCTCCGGTCACCTGACACTGAAGG CATTCCCTCTTCATCTAGCTCCCAGAATCTACAACACTACCAGGCTCAGATGTCCACCACCAGTTCTGTGATGACCCCGACTACACCCACCACACCTGAAATTGGAGAACGTACCCGTACAGGCAGCTTTGGATCGACCAAGCGTGGCTTCTACCTGCTGAGGAAGGACTCCGAACGGCGGTTGACGCTGGCACAGATTCTGACCAAGGATGAGGATGTGATCTGTGATCAGTGGTTAGAGTTCTTGATGCGGGATACGAATATCACAGAGCCCAAACTTTCCAAG AGCCATCTGAAGGTGATGCTGGCCGGCCTCAGTGAGTTTGTCAAGGATCAGAACAAAGAGAACCTTATTAAGGGAATAA ATAGTGTAAAAGAAGACGTCGACTTCGACATGGCAGCTGTCAATGAGATTCAGATGTGTCTGTACGTATTCCAAGAAACAGTTCAGTCAATATTACGACAGCAGAACATTCAGCCACATTGGATATTCGCGCTGGACAATTTCTTACGGAATGCTGTACAGAATGCAATCATCATCCTGTCACCAG AGCTTGGTGCACACATCGGAGGGGCAAACCAAGGTGCATCAGCAGCCGCTGCCCCGCCACCGTACCATCAAGAAGAGAAGAGTTCAACTTCTGGCGTATCGACAATAGATTCGGCCAAATCACAACATATTGTTACTGGCTATGACAACAATGTGGTAAACCATTTACAGGATCAGATCCGAGCGTTACaagatgaaaataaaag ATTACTGGAGCAACTTGTTCAATCACAGCAAGCATATCAAGAACTACTCAAAAGCAATTTGGAGGAAAAACAGTTGTTGACAGAGCATTTTAG GTTGGTTGCCAGGGCAGCAGGTGATATGACCGACGGCCCTAGCCTCATAGTGTCGCCTTCTATGGCGAGGCGTCTCTCCATACAGGCAGATGACGACCTTGTCCGGTGGTTACAGCAGTTGCACATTGATGAGCAAACTGTTCAGAAGTTCGTGGACGAGGAGTATGATTTGGAAACAGTGAAGGAGGACATGACACGTGATGATCTCCGGAGATTAGGCATCAG GGGTGGTGTGCAGTTGCGAATATGGCGGGCAATCCAGGGCTACAGAAACAACCGAAAGCGAGACCATAGTGAGACACAGGTGTGA